In the Arachis ipaensis cultivar K30076 chromosome B04, Araip1.1, whole genome shotgun sequence genome, gtaattaagtttctgtcttaacaaaaatgttaaaattaacaaaatattctaTTAATAAATAAAACGAATATATTTAAGTATCTAACACTTGAATATTATGTGTAGTTTATGAAATTACTCATTTTTAAAGTTTAATTATCTTTATataaagttaataattaaaaattattagatgataatttagttaaacatatcaaatatttaatttttaattatcaatttcagATGAAAATAATTACTGTGTGAATTTTCACCGTTACATAATTATGtgtgaaaattaaaaaagaaaatgagtgGCTCGCTCCTTTTAGAGAATCCAACGGGTGACAACATGTTCTGCAATAACTATGGTGACTATTTTTTGTAAGAAAAATGTTAGGGGCCGCCATTACTTTTTATTACGAGGAAGAATAGATGGTgatattttttatcaataatattaGCTGACATTTATTGCACATATACTAGAAGGTACGCGGTGGAAGCTTCAATCAGATACTGAGCAATGAGAGACGTGCAGTTGCATTTGATTGGGAGAGGAGGATGAATGTCGTAAATTAATGGAGTGGCAAATGCTTTGTCTTCCATGCATCATGATTCTTTGCCTTCATAGTTCATCAGAATATGAAGCTCAGCTCATGTTTCAGATTTTGATACGCTAAGTATCTAAGCTTGAAACAAATGAGtttctaaaataatattttaactaATTAGATAGGGTTCATCATCAGTTCATTTGATTTTTTGTATGTGTGTCAAGAAGTTCATCATCATCAGTTCATTTGATTTTTTTTCGCATTGGCATTTCATTTTATTATATAAAGCCTTGTACTTTTACAATTTATTCCAGTGTGAGACTAGGTTTGGAATTCAAACTCCCAATTTAAATATAACAATCCCCCATGTTTTAAAATTATAGAAAACTAgagaaacaattttttttttaaaggttaGGAATGAGATTCGAACCTGCAACTTCTAAATGAGTATGAGACTGAGAAACTATgctatttgaactataactcGTTGGCAAAAAGAGATAATTAGTTCAGTGGTAAAAAGCTAGAGAAACAATTaagaaataatattataaaatattttgcaTTAATGAAGATCTAAAGAGATATATAGATGCACATGGATTTGATGGAACATGTCTTGACTCGTATCCTTTTCTAAATATtgatcaaatttatttttttaagtcaCCCAATTttaaacataataaaattttactattttcaaattaaataattaataataaaattggGTCTAAAGCGAGTATAAATCGAATCTATATGAAacctaaacttaaaatttaagaTGACATATTTATCAAATCCATTCTCTTGATTGAACTAGGCCATATTTTTTTCATGATACttttaatttgtaaaaaaaaaataattaattctaatatttttatattagaaatgacctaattataaaaaattaaaaataatatagagatttaatttaaaaaaatataaaaaaataacaatactAATTATCAAGCCAACAAGTTATAACTTAAATATTATAGTCTCTTCATCTTTATCTAAAAATCTCGAATTTGAGTCTTAATCCTaacttaaaaaaacaaaaaaaaaatataatacctGCTGAGAATGTGCAAAATTTTCTTTCCATAAACTAATAATATCATTAATATAATAACAACGCCAATTAAGattcaagtaaaataaataattttaaagattAAATCAAGGTTTATCTAACTCTTCCTAAGACCTAATTCATATTTATCAAATTTTCGTTCAACGGGATTGGATCGGGTAACTGAAACCTTAACCCTAATTCAGTTGCATGATTTAGCTTGGTCAATTATTTTAGTTTTGCGTGATTAACCGGGTCTTAATGAAACCATATCAGATCTGAGCAAAACCAATCGGTTTCAGATTGAGTCTTCCAGCCAGGCCTCAGATTATGAGCACTCCTacgtatttttattgaaaatgtaACAACAAACAAATTTAAACAAGCTACTCAATTAGTCTGGAAATACACCGTTTAACTTGCTATGTCTGCGGATTAATCAGACTCAGTTCATTTAACATTTTGTTTTTTCGGAtgtaattttaaagataaaaatctATTTATTTAAGCTAGACAAATAGAATGATACGACAAATTTATCCCATTCTTACTGTTCTAATCTCGTTAACTATTAATTAAGTGGTAATTGATTAATGTTGATTATCTAACATATAAATGGATCCCTTTTTGTGAAAATTAAAATCTCTCGGAACATATGTGTTATCGATATAAACATACATCTATGTGTGTACATATAGCATTTAGCATATAATTGGATATATATTCGGATGCCAAGTTAAAAAAGGTGTATACTTTGTCTCTCGCTATTTTCCCCCACATTATCCATGataactttttcttttttaagctgtaatgagctttctcttttctttttcttttcttcacactTTTCATTTCCTAGCCCAGGTCTATGACTTTTCTTCAAGTGCTTTTTATTTGTTATCTTTAAGAGTGTAATTTAATTTGAAAGATATATTTACGTGTAATTATCCTTTTTCCTCTCCATCCAAAATAAGAACGATTAGACGAGGCGTTTCATTTCTTTCTATTTATTAAGGGTAAAGATTTTAAATGGTCTAAAAAAGATTGAAtctagaatattttttaaattgttgTTTCGGCTGGGAAAAGAAAAATCATAAGAATTTTTAGTTATATGTCCTAATTTAGTTATTTAGTgcaatataattaattaacattCAGTTTTCACTACAATAATGATAAAATTTTACTATAATTTTAAAACAATTATAAGTACATGCAATTTCAAAGAATTTCACCTAATCCACCTAAAAATCATCTAAGCTTTTCACTAAGCTTTTTAACAATAAGTTCACCTAATCTAACTTTCACACTAAGTGTTTTTCTAATTAGCAAAAAGAAATGAAGAATCATCCAGATTCATCATCTCAGAAAACAAAATTACATCAAAAATATATAaatgactttttttttaaatttatctctCTTACCTTTTCTCACTTGCTTTTTTCAAATGCCTcatatattgtttttttttttaagttatagaaagataaaaacaaaaaatatgatATTCAATCAAAGAATAATGAAGGAAAATAAGAATATGGTATGCTGTGAGTGATGCAACTGAGTGCTCTCtttcttaatttcaaaatctggCTGAATATATCCCTCTTTATATAAGGAGTGTGGTTTCCAAAAATTGAATCTTTGCACCCTAAAAATCTGAACGTTGCAGCTGATCCATTGGAGAAGAATTTCCTCAAGCTGTGGTTGTACAGCCTGCTGTCCTTGCACTCTCCTTGGTTGCCAAATGTGCAGTCATGATGCATTCATTGTCCTTGATACTATACTATATGAAATCAGCACCATTCAAATTTCCTTTAGCTTCAAGTTTTGATCTTTTCTCTTGAAATGGTCGGATGCTTTTGCGATGAAAACTTGCCAAAATGATGGACTAAGTGTGCAAACGCTGATTTGCTTTGTTTGTCCGTAATAAAAACTAATCAGCAAAGCTTGTCCATAATGCATAAACTAATCTGCATGTTTGCAACTCTTATTGGGCTATTTTTGGTCTTGACTATACTATGTGTATACTAAAATCTGTCACTAAAATCAACTATAAgtgtaaaatacatattaaaatataaaatatatattaaaaataaattaaatgataaagNNNNNNNNNNNNNNNNNNNNNNNNNNNNNNNNNNNNNNNNNNNNNNNNNNNNNNNNNNNNNNNNNNNNNNNNNNNNNNNNNNNNNNNNNNNNNNNNNNNNNNNNNNNNNNNNNNNNNNNNNNNNNNNNNNNNNNNNNNNNNNNNNNNNNNNNNNNNNNNNNNNNNNNNNNNNNNNNNNNNNNNNNNNNNNNNNNNNNNNNNNNNNNNNNNNNNNNNNNNNNNNNNNNNNNNNNNNNNNNNNNNNNNNNNNNNNNNNNNNNNNNNNNNNNNNNNNNNNNNNNNNNNNNNNNNNNNNNNNNNNNNNNNNNNNNNNNNNNNNNNNNNNNNNNNNNNNNNNNNNNNNNNNNNNNNNNNNNNNNNNNNNNNNNNNNNNNNNNNNNNNNNNNNNNNNNNNNNNNNNNNAAGAAACAGAAGAAACAGGGGCATACAAAGGTTGAACGGCGAAATCCTCTTGtttattttgaaaacaaataGTACCAATATATATATGTACAAGCTATAATTAATTAGGTTACATTGCCACTAATCTCCTTTAATTTAGTAATTAGGCAATTCTGAAGCTTTGAGATTACATCAGCAATGAATGAAAGAGAATGAAAGGTTACCAAGAAAAAAGAAACAGGGGCATACAAAGGTTGAACGGCGAAATCCTCTTGtttattttgaaaacaaataGTACCAATATATATATGTACAAGCTATAATTAATTAGGTTACATTGCCACTAATCTCCTTTAATTTAGCAACTATTCTAATTAGGCAATAGGCATGACAGTCACGTGATACCCGCCCTCAAGCTGAGAATATAGAGATTCAATAATCCTAGTTTGCTACGACACGTGTTGAAGGGAGCCGGAGATAAAGCTTTAGTAAGAATGTCTACTGTTTGTTCAGTTGTCTTGACGAGCAGCAACTTTACCACTCCTTCTTGAGCCTTGTTTCTGATTAAATGATAGTCCACTTCCAAATGCTTTGTCCTTTCATGGAAGATAGGGTTCGCAGCTATGTAAAGAGCGGATTGATTGTCGCAAAAGAGATTAAAAGGTGTCTTATGCTCAGCCTGGAGTTCTTTCAGAAGATACACTAGCCATTGTCCTTCTCTAGTTACCTGGCTCATTGCCCTGTATTCTGCCTCTGATGAAGAATAGGAGACAGTAGTTTGCTTCCTGCTACGCCAACATATAAGAGTTCCACCCAAGAAAAAATAATAACCAGTTACAGATCTTCTAGTATCTGGGCAAGTTGCCCAGTCCGAATCAACAAACCCTGTTAGTTTCAAGTTATTGTCTTTGCATTGGCGAAAAACAAACTCGAACTTGGATCACCCTTAAGATACCAAAGCACATCGAGACcttcttgaaaatgttgatcaGTGGGGCAGTCGAGAAATTGGCTCAAATATCCTACAACATACGAAATATCTGGTCGAGTATTGGTGAGATATAGCAACCTGCCAACTAGTTTCCTGTACCGTAGTGAATCACTCAACTTCGTCCCTGAATTCTTGGAGAGGGTAGCTGAATATTGCATGGGAGTGCTTGCTAGCTTGGCACCCAACATACCAAATTCTTCTAAGAGGTCTAATGTGTACTTGCATTGGCAAATTACCAATCCTTTTGAACTGTGAGCAAATTCCAGTCCTAGAAAGTACTTCAATCTGCCGATATCTTTGATTTTAAACTTCTCATCCAACACATTTTTCACAGTGCTGATTTCTTCCATGTTATTTCCAGAGAGAATGAGGTCGTctacataaactagaattgctGTAAATTCATTCTCGGTGGCTTTAGTAAATAGAGAGTAATCATGTTTTGACTGAACAAAACCTTCTCTTTGTATCACTCAACTCAACTTCAAATTCCACATTCTACTTGCTTGTTTTAGTCCATATAAGGATCGTTCCAACTTGCAGACTTTTCCTTTTGGAGCATCAAGACCTGGTGGTGCTCGCATGTAAACTTCTTCGGATAAGTCTCCATGTAAGAACGTTGTGTTGACATCCAGCTGATGAAGGAACCAGTTTTTGCTCGTGGCAACAGCAAGTAATATTCGTAGAGTGGTCATCCTTACTACGAGGCTGAACGTGTCAAGAAAATCGAAGCCAGGCCTCTGAGTGAATCCCTGCGCAACCAATCACGCTTTATAGCGCTCTACTGTATCATCAGGATTGTACTTTGTCTTGAATACCCACTTACAACCAATGAGTCTCTTCCCAATTGGTAAATCAACTAGATGCCAAGTTCTATTGTTCTCAAGAGCCAAAAGTTCATCTTGAATGACTATTCTCCAACATTCGTGCACCACAGCCTCTTGATAGGATTTTAGTTCGGGATCGGATGAGAGATGTAGTGCAAAACCTTTATGATTTTGTGAAAGAGCATCATAATCTACTGCCTCAGAGAGTTGATACCTGTGTGTGGTTGGCACTTGAGCTTTGGTGAATGTGGACAGGAGCATGCAATGATAATCCTGCAAATAAGAAGGGGGTAGGTCTTCTCTCTCTAGTGGTCCTTCTTGGTTCCAT is a window encoding:
- the LOC107637206 gene encoding uncharacterized protein LOC107637206, which produces MEEISTVKNVLDEKFKIKDIGRLKYFLGLEFAHSSKGLVICQCKYTLDLLEEFGMLGAKLASTPMQYSATLSKNSGTKLSDSLRYRKLVGRLLYLTNTRPDISYVVGYLSQFLDCPTDQHFQEGFVDSDWATCPDTRRSVTGYYFFLGGTLICWRSRKQTTVSYSSSEAEYRAMSQVTREGQWLVYLLKELQAEHKTPFNLFCDNQSALYIAANPIFHERTKHLEVDYHLIRNKAQEGVVKLLLVKTTEQTVDILTKALSPAPFNTCRSKLGLLNLYILSLRAGIT